A section of the Rhodothermus profundi genome encodes:
- the mtnA gene encoding S-methyl-5-thioribose-1-phosphate isomerase has product MIPPLQWNDEAFRVDLLDQTRLPVEERWIPIETPEQMAEAIRKLRVRGAPAIGIAAAYGVVLALRDPGAGPDAVQQALEQLRQTRPTAVNLFGALQRMEAVLKAYWQADRETLKAQLLAEARAIEAEDREAGRRLGAYGLELLKDGMRVLTHCHTGGVATSGYGTALAPFILGKERGVRLEAWVDETRPLLQGSRITAWELLKAGVPATLITDSMAAHVMQQGWVDAVIVGADRIAANGDVANKIGTYGLAVLARAHNIPFYVSAPVSTIDFETPSGQAIVIEERDPREITHGFGRQTAPDGIRVYNPAFDVTPAALITAIITDRGILRPPYPEALAALRAQLEAEISTPSTT; this is encoded by the coding sequence ATGATTCCGCCGCTGCAGTGGAATGACGAAGCATTTCGCGTGGACCTGCTGGATCAGACGCGGCTGCCTGTAGAAGAGCGCTGGATTCCGATCGAAACGCCCGAGCAAATGGCCGAGGCCATCCGAAAGCTTCGCGTGCGCGGAGCGCCTGCCATTGGTATTGCGGCAGCCTACGGGGTGGTGCTCGCGCTGCGCGATCCCGGAGCAGGTCCCGACGCGGTGCAGCAGGCCCTTGAACAACTCCGGCAGACGCGTCCCACGGCCGTGAACCTGTTCGGCGCACTTCAGCGCATGGAAGCGGTGCTGAAGGCCTACTGGCAGGCAGATCGGGAGACGCTCAAAGCACAGCTCCTGGCCGAAGCCCGGGCCATCGAAGCGGAGGATCGGGAAGCCGGACGTCGGCTGGGGGCCTATGGACTGGAACTGCTCAAGGACGGCATGCGCGTGCTCACGCACTGCCACACGGGCGGCGTTGCCACGTCGGGCTACGGAACGGCCCTGGCCCCGTTTATTCTGGGCAAAGAGCGAGGCGTGCGGCTCGAAGCCTGGGTGGACGAGACGCGACCGCTTTTGCAGGGCAGTCGCATCACTGCCTGGGAGTTGCTGAAAGCAGGGGTACCGGCCACGTTGATCACTGATTCTATGGCCGCGCATGTGATGCAACAGGGATGGGTCGATGCCGTGATCGTTGGTGCCGACCGCATCGCGGCCAACGGTGACGTGGCCAACAAGATTGGCACGTATGGCCTGGCCGTGCTGGCCCGGGCGCACAACATCCCGTTTTATGTGTCGGCGCCGGTTTCTACCATCGACTTTGAAACGCCGTCTGGGCAGGCGATTGTTATTGAAGAACGAGATCCGCGCGAAATCACGCATGGTTTCGGCCGGCAGACGGCCCCCGACGGCATCCGGGTCTATAACCCGGCTTTCGACGTGACGCCGGCCGCGTTGATCACGGCGATTATCACGGATCGAGGGATTCTGCGGCCGCCGTATCCCGAAGCGCTGGCTGCATTGCGCGCGCAGTTAGAGGCGGAAATTTCCACGCCGAGCACAACCTGA